The sequence catgttttactacaccaaaggtCAATTTTAcagcagagttctcctttaaagggtAAAGCCTGTACAGATGGGGAGGATCAGTAGGTTGGAGGAGAGCAGGAGCGCCCCCTGGTGGGGCTGCTGCTGGGTGAGCTGCGGGGGGACTGGTATGGAGACAGAGCCTGGAGCATACGTCCACTCCTCTCTTGGATCATATTCTGCAGAAACAACAGCAGACAGTTTTGTATCAAGAGAGAGTCATGCTAAGAAAACAGAACAGGAACACATTATAGCTTTCTAATAATGCtatctgttttatttaatcttatCAAAGATGTGCACTTGACTTTAAACCTGgtcattatttgttattatttatttggtcTGAAATTAACAGTGTATGAATATACATATAAAAGAACCCTTCCAAAAACAGTTCACAAGCATGCCAATCAAATTTaccagtgttaaataaaaaaatttctTCTTCGTTCAGTGGAACACTAAAACACTTACCCAAGCTCCATCAGGGCCAAAGAGCTCCAGGAAGTTCCCAATAAACTCTCGGGATTTCTCCTCCCATTTAAAAATGAGGTCGTGGCTCTTCTCCTCCACGCGATGCACTAAATGTTTGGACTTCTCCTCCACCGTCCTCACCTTCTCTTTCATCTTATCCACCTGGTTCTGTAGACGATACTTGTTCTCCTAGAGTTCAGATTAGGAGAAATAGTCAAACATGAGCTATAGGTATGGTAAAAGATAGAGTGCAATCTTTGAAATCTTCACATTAAAAAAGGGACTTATGCCTTATCAAGACTGTATTAGTTTTTCAGGgagggacatctgtgaaaaatatttcacacttctactcagtggtaAAACTCTTACATCCGGACTGTAATTgaattttttggctttctctgtcacacgacattgagttcagtagctcctccatttccattcgctgttgtgtttatgtggatctctgtggaaacgcgcagCCAAAGTGTGATTACGGTgaatggcagtggacaaatagatattttattaaacgtgaggtaaagaaacacagagatgtggatccgaacgggactaaaattaccagatgaccaaagagttcagcgaaaaacaataggtaattcatcctgtaattttctcaaaggacatctaaaaaaaacacatacatggtcattccggatgggaataaaatcacagaggaaccccccccccccccccccattaaagagaaaattaccccaggaccaccATAGAAAGATGCCTTGGAGGGCTGGACAAATAGACTAATATCAATTTGGCTCAATGCTAATTTTATCTCCTAAAAGAATGCAGTAATTATATGGTTTTGATAAGCTGTTACTGGTAAGAGTAGATTTTACAAATAGGCAATGAAAATGTGAAGCAGGCATAGTAACCACTAATAGTACTAATAGTAACCACTAATGTTATATCattatttaagtaacatttacatAAACAGTTAAGCACAAAATTTCCAGGTGTTTGCAGTAAGACCATCATTATTTTTACCTAATACAAAACACCATGCCTATTTGGCTTGTAGTCTAATTATCAACTTTTGCTGTTTTCAATACTTTATTCTTGTAGTCTGTTTTGGACTTGAAGTGTAATGAGGTTCGGTTCAAATTCTGGTTATGTAAAGGTCCAGTTAGTGAAAGCCAATGGGCCATACAATGCCTAGATTCGGATTGGATAAATGTGTCACACCATTGATGTCAGAAGAACCATTTTCTGTTCACCGTGTCCCCTGAAGTGGATAGTTGTagaaaattttataaaaaaaaaatattacacactgactaatgttttttttaagatcagAGGCCACCCTTCAAAATGGCCATAAAATAGGAGTTGTGTCCAAGTCATCCATTGAGCAACGGttatttttaagtatatgtaAAACATTAATTAGGTTTCTTACATTGATAAAACCAACGTTCAGTTCCCGGGCTGTGTATCCTCTCTGCAGGTTCCGTCTTACATAGACATCGTAGTCTCGGACTATGCGCGTGATGAGGTCTGAGGTTGAGATGCCTTCCGTCCTCTGAGTGGCTACAAACATTCCTAACACATAAATAATAGATAATGATCAGTTAATCAGAACTTCATTACAATCTTAAAACCAGATATTTTTCTCTATGGCAtgagaaaaatatatttcacatcaCTTGAGAACGTGGGGCCTCTACTGATATACCAGTTATTAAATGTATGTTTGGACTTGGGAGAAAACAAGAACATaggcaaaataataatttgcatTATAACAGAACTGGACAAGGACCATGAGCCCTACTCCATCACACCATTTATATAATTAACTGAATATTTttagaaagaacaaaaaaataaaaataattatttaaatatatattagagaTATGCACATTTCtaaatttttattgtaaaaaaatatataagatatatcaTAGTTTAAAATTGATATTAATCTTAGTAAATGCTGGCATCCTATGTGGCTTTGGTTCCAGACAGAACAACTCCACTTCCAAATGAAATGGGAAACCAGTCTTAAAGTGTAATCTTATTGTTCTGTAGACTCATCTGTGACATCACTGATATCGATTTTGAGAAATACAATGTCTGTCCAAACCTGCCGCTTTGATATGTTTATAGACGTCGTCTGATCCAGCTGAAGTGTATGGGATGTCATCATGGGCCACAAAGTCAATCTGCATAAATGAAACAACTGATAAATCATGGAAAAGTTCACTGTACTGATAAAATGATGGCTATGAGTATTATATGATTGTGCTGTGCTCTACTGACCCTATGTTTCTTTAGGAATTCAGGGGTTAGGGACCATGGTGCATTGCGGACAACTTCATCTACATAGCGGCAGTGAATAAGGGCCTCGTAGCGTTCATCCTCAGTCATCACTGTGTAGCCTTTATACTTGTGTGTCAACTCATCATTGCAAACTAAGACATACAAAAACATGCAttgttaaatatactgtacaaaGATACAGTAAAGAGACCGTTTAGCTTATTTAATAGTTATAGGCTTCATACAGGGTTTATGATGTAATATAGTgcaatattgtgatactgtaagcaaaaaatactgtaagaaaATAAACCACTGTTTGCCTTTAATCTTCACATGTAAACTcatgatttaaaatgaatatatgttttataaaatggaTACAAGGTCCATGCAACACTTCAATATATCAACATTATCTTACACCCCTAGCTGTCAGTGTatctgtgtgctgtgtgtgtggatttgAATTGATCATTAGTAGCTTACCTCCTACGatcaggtgtgtgttggggaagAGGTTCTTGGCCTGCATTAGAGCTCGTGCATGGCCGGAGTGGAAGAGGTCAAAGATTCCATCAGCATAGACCCTCACAGGCCGGTGAGCTgaagataaaaaagaagaaaagtcaCATTTCAATACGCTCTTAAAAAATGTGTCCTTTATATCTGTTTCTAGATTAAGAATAAAGCACCAAAAAGGGGTGAGtactataattaaaatattatatcatgtgtcacatgtccagaaggcctggaGATATGGAATGGGGTGCCAttttgtacaatgccagatcacttagtcttcattacagacactttgATAGCCCAAAGTTACTTTAATGAAGCCATTTGgcccagtggccctacctttaaTGGTGctatattccaacaggacaatgctcgtccatatACCGCTGAGATCTcaagagcttgtcttgaagacTACAATATCGCTTTGATTGATGCTATTGGATATGCTATCAATACTCCACCTTTACTATAACATCTACAGGAATATTCAAGCTGTATGGGACTGATTATTTCCAgaaaccattaggaacctctagaACGCTGAGACAATCTATTGAGTCATATAAGATATCTGACATGTTGCATTGCATATGCATTTCACACATTTCAAGCATTTCATATATACttatagctcaataaatattgcttaTAACAGGCAAATAACTTTCCTTCCCGATACCAATTTGGAATTGTGGCTTCCTCACATTCATCCGCACCTCATCTTCTCTCttcaatatatgtttatataacatATAACTATGAAAATACTGTCAGACTGTCCACTTATAAACAACAGAGGATGACTCTTACCAGGAGTGCCACGCCGGGCCTGGGCTAACGTCACTTTATCATGAGGGACATCAGAATTGGTGCCAGACGCTTTAGCAAAGATTGCTGGTTCTCTCAGTGTCTGTCAAAGATGACATGGATGGAATTGATtaccaaaacaaacagaaaacatacACTATAGAGTACCTGAACTGGGCTAAAGGTCACAGTAAAGCAACCCAACAAACAGCAGCAAACACCAAAATTGTAATGCTGATAGAACAGCTACAAATGCACTGGTATGAATAGGAAAATacattttagaacagtgtgaatgttgAGAAAATTCTAGAGGTGATCAACCCTAATCTAAAGATTAATACATCTGTACTTTAGATTTTAGCTCCAGATCTAATTGACCCCAGTCATCCATATAATATTTCCTTCAATGTCTaagaatatattgttatattcaagtatcatgataatatgataattcattttgttttaaaaactttGACCACTGGACAGCAACACTGGTTGAAAGTCTTCTGATTTAAGTtctgatttcatttttttaatttttaatattttaaatagtaacccctgtatcatgatattGGTCCTCTCTGATGCAAAGcaagaatggaccaataaaaattcttcaaaattatcTAAATTAAACTATTTACATGTACTTCCATTTAAGATTAAGAaggctttatctctctcttttcttctcctggAAAGTTGCTTGGTTATggaaatacatgtattttttttattggacagtgacaatatacattGTATTGCCAGGTTCTTGCTCATACAGAGACCTAATATCCTTCCCAAAAGTGCAAAATCTACAGATTCATTAAGTAGACATAAAACCTTCAATTtaatctttaaaatctttaaacttCAAAATAAAATGCTTATTTAGAACTTTAAATCATCTTTGGTGCACTCAGACGGTTAGATAGGACGTTCCATAAATTAGTGGCAGCAGAACAGAAGTTCCATTAGTTCAAtgtagtgagtgagagagagagagagagagagagagagagagagaaagagagagagagagagagaaagaaaagcacaATGCAAGCTTGTGTCAGATCATCAGAGGCTGGGCTGTGCTGGGTTGAGCTGAACTGGGTGCTCTGACCTGATAATAATCTGTCAAGCATTTAAATGGAACTGGTCGGTGACACACCTACTGCCATAAAAATAATCTCTCTAGAACCCACAGCACAGCAATGTTCTGATCTAACTCATAAAGGGCCTGGTTATTAGCGGATAAGCTTGATCAGGTGATGTGACACAGGCAATAGTTGAAATGTTTGCCATGTTGTGGGTTCCTAAGGACATGATTAAGAAACACTGCTGTGaggcacaaaaaaacacacaggaaATCCAATTTTTGCAAGTTAGATTCAAACCACATTTGTAGATAGCTTTGATTTATAGTGTCTTGCATGTAACTGTATATGCAACAAACAATGCAACAACAGATCTAATTGGAGACATATTTCTAATCTGACTGCAGTCTGAGTTTAAGACAAATTTAGTCTATTTTTATTCATCCTGAAATATTAGGATGAATAAAtcgaaatatgaataaaatagtcGAAATCTGTAAATTTCGACTATTTTAGAGGCCTATTTATCAAGACACTTTCACAAAATATTTAGAGCTtagcaaaaattacaaaaacagtaACAATAGATTATCTTATTAATATAGCTgtaaatatggattaaattaaaatatataattgtgtACAATTAGTATTTCTCACATTTTGTATCTATCATCAGATAATTTGCTAAATGTATTAATACTAATTATTCCAAAAGTATtagtaataatacaataaaacaatacaataatacaatattgCAATAAAACAATTATTGTCTGAAATGATCTGAAATGAGATAAGAAATTGCAGTGACAAACACTCCAAAGATGTGCAATAAATACACAGAATATGTACATGTACTTTAACTCTGTGATGTTGTCAGTGACCTTTGGACCCTCTGCTGTTAAGAGGACACCCTCAGAGGAAccagtggagaaaaaaaagaataagaggcTTTCTATAGATTTCTGTAGCATTCAGTGGCTGAGGACTTGTACTTGGGCCTGTTTATGTTCAGTATGGTTTAGCTTGAGACACAAGATGAGTTAGCTTACAGCTTTTACATAGTTAACAAGTACTTGACATGACAATGACAACACGAACTTTACATTGGATAAGCACTGGCAAGACTTGTATGTATTTCATTTAATTGACAATGTTTTTAATCAGATTCaataaaatgtactgtagttTCACTAGCAatcctttaaacactttaaaacacatgTTGTCTGTGCAAGTTGTGATTGACGTGTATCTGCAAATCCCACGCATGCACACAAATATTACATAATACTTTTACTGGCATAGTGTTCTCTACTATTTCCTGACTATCACCAGAGGTCATTTGTGTAGTAGGGTTGTGGCATTGACTGCAAAATGGGCCTAATCTACGGTTTAATCAGTTTGTATACCTCCCCAACAGGAAAAagtctatttttaaaataatctataaaaatagattttcatAGATTCACCTGTTGTAACTTAAACCAATTTAAACTTTTTGTTTGTAGCTCATTGGCACATatgtgaagtgaaataaagttctAAAGGGCTGGAttcccagacaaggattaaaCCTGCCCTTGAAAATGTGGTCAAGAAATTCTAATCTCAATCCTGGTCTGACCAACCAGTTCAACATGTTATAAAAATGTCTGAACCAAATGACCTGTATTTATTTAggtttaacaattaaaaaaaaagaaacagaaatataATAGTTATATTTTACTCCTTACAGATTATGGATAAATATTTTGAAATGGGTCAAAATTTTGCGTAACTGAACAGGAGGATTAAGTAGATGTTTTTTTGAAAAAGTCTTCTTTAATTTAAGTACACATACCTGCACTGACCTCTATCAGTGTTAGAATCATAATCATAATCTGTCTTAAAATTTGACTGGTGGTATGTAGGAATTCTGGGCCAGTGGCAACACAATCTTTTTAACATACAAATCTGGTAATATTGATAACTGTAGAAAATTGTCTGGGAATCCAGACCTTTAGGACTTTAGTTTACTTGCTCAATTTAATTAAATCCATTTTAACTTTGTTGTTATACTGATATTGGGTTGTATATGTACAAGACAAGATAAAGGTGCTTGGACAAGGAGTACAATAGACAGCAGACAATATATAAAATGAATACAAGTATATACATAGTGCAGCTATTACTAACTGTAGAGATTATGTAATGCTGTGACATAATTGGGTAATATgctatttaaaaagtattttttataaacTGGGCCATTGTGCTAACTGATTAAACCTTAATTCAGGCACATTTCAGCAATCAGTCCCACGACCCTGCTGCACAACTATTAGAAAACACTAAGCAATAATAATTCTGTGATTCTGATATGATCAGGCATCCATatactgaaataagaaaaaaacacgaAAGACAAAAGGCAAGTTACCTGAATATTATGAAATAAAGATCCACTGATAGAGTaggaaaatgtataattaaaagcTGTGTATTGCAGCTGGGTCTCATTTTATTAGTAGTGTTTGTGTTCTTGTTGGCAGAAATGTTCTTTATGAACTAATCCTATATAGAAAAAGTACCCCAGCAGCAGAAATGTTAATTGTTGTTATAGTTAATCTTGTGTACCTGTACCGGCGGTGGTCTACGGCGCTGCTGGGTCTGGGTGCGGGACCCGTGGCGTCTCCTGTTCACCATGCTGGATGTTTCAGCTCCTCCACACGAGGATTTACAGTGACTCGGTAATTTCTTTATATTGTGACTGAAGACTTGCCCCGCCCCCTGCACTGCGATTGGCTGGAAGTTTGTGGATACAACCAGAGCCCTGGTGGCTCTAAACGTGGTGTTATGAACTTCTAACCAATCATAGTGCAGGAAAAGGACATTTCCAGCAAATCCTAAAGCAGGAGGCGGGGTTTATAGCCTCAAAACaggtggaaataaaaaaaacctgacaGACCGTTTACACGCTTGAATCTGTTTGTGGACCGTGTATCATATAATACACATATTATACACTAACATAcagcaaattaaaaatataaaacatttttaacaggAGATATCTTCTGGAATTAGTGTATTAACAGGCAGGCACTTTACATTTCTATTCAAGAATTTCATTCAAAGGTTTCACGTTTGAAAATTCGTTGCGGAAACTCTtaactgtaaaagaaaatataaaagaacattaaatcaaatctgcaactgtcaaaatataataaataaacagccgGACTGGGGGGACGCTAACAGCTGGTTAGACTGAGAAACTGGgtttttacactctctctctctttcactctctctctcacacacctcaCTGTATTTGTCTGTTGTAGAAACTGATGTATCTAAGTATATATTagagtataatatatatatatatatatatatatatatatatatatatatatatatatatatatgtgtgtgtgtgtattagaatATATATTAGAGCTCAGATAATGTAAGACTATCCACATTAGCAGGGCTTCTTGTTGCTGATCAACACATTAcagaaaaaatagcatttatttcTAAAGGTAATTAGGCCCCAAACTCGTTAAAAGCGCGTGCCATGCGTAAAAGATGGCTCTATTTGGCGTCCCCCTGAATAACTTAAGCTTATCTgactataaattaaatgttttgtattttttcattttcaattgctgttgtagaaaatgttatttatgagaaatgtgtgttaacatttattttgttattattaatataatgtccaataaaaagcattttaaaaaagaGCCATCCCATAAAACGCGGGCCGTGCGTAAAAATGCACTATTCTGTGCTTAAAGCATGTACTGTGCTTAAAAGCACATTATTCTGTGCGTAAAAACACGTGCCTTGAATAAAAGCACaatccgtgcgtaaaaacgctgGCCGAGCGTAAAAGTACTTTCCGTGCGTGAACACGCAATCCGTGCCAAAAAGCGCATCATGgtgtgcgtaaaaacgcatttccaacgcattccgtgcgtaaaacgCGGGCCGTGCGTAAAAACGTATTCTGTGCATAAAAGTGCATCATGACATGCGTATaaacgcattccgtgcgtaaaagcgcaaaAACGCATCATGGTatgcgtaaaaacgcattccgtgcgtaaaaacgcaatGTACACATAAAAGCGCATTATGgtgtgcgtaaaaacgcattccgtgcgtaaaaacgcaatccgtgcgtaaaaacgcggaGCCGTGCGAAAAATATCATTCCGTTAAAAACAGGCGCCGTGCGTAAAGGCGCATTCAGCATTTAAAACTCGCGCCGTTGCTAAAAAGCGAAAACGTCCGCATGTGACTTCTCTCTCCTTGCAGAAATGCTCTAGTTCGTTGGCTTGTAGCTCTGATTTTTGTTACACAGAATCACTGTTTAAATGTTCTGTAGAGTATAAAGATTTATCAGCAGAGAGGAATCTTCTAACCAGGCAAAGAAATTGTTAAGAAAATATTTTAGCACTCAGATGGTTATTTGAGCTGTCATGGTTCTGAACTGAACCGCTGTTTTATTGAAGAACCCCAAAAGAACCAATTACATATAGAACCcaacagtaaaaagaaaaaaaaaataatctaattattttaaaaactttaaaactcaaTGCACACTGGCTTCTATACCAAGGTTACCAGGTTAAATTGGGGATCTAAAGAAAGTAAATCACCAAACCGGACTGAACTCTGGACCTTTGGTTCTGTACGTGTTGTACAGAATACTCAGctcagtttatcctgcttttgttggagtaactgtctctactgttcattaAAGCCTTTGTCCTAGCACTGATATGAGCTTTAGAGCATtctttctctacagggactatatATGGGTAAATTCATGTTTTAGGTACTGTTAAACTCTTGTCCTATTATAAAGCACTGTACAcatagatttgatttgattagtgtgtgcatttgcacatttgtgtcagcagtgATGCAACTTAATGTATGCATTTAATGCATGTATTAAAGGGTTTCAATTTCAATGAAACTGTGCAaatccttgtaaaaaaaaaacaaagctgaaCCTTATGGGAATGAGCATGTTTAATTGAGATGATGTAAATCACATTGTGATGCTGCATGAGGGTCAACTGGCCAGCAGGGGTCAGCAGCCTACAACACTTCTTCTAGGGATCTGAAAGTTACCAGATGGTTCAGAGAACAATAACAAGCATGATGATCAAATGATCCACCTCTTACCTTTATGTTTATTCATCCAATACTTCATTTAATATTTCCATTGTATGtttgcatttttcttttgctaatttACAATAAGGCTGTttgaacattaaaacatatatatttttattcatatgtGTTGCTATTTTTATATGAACCAGCCAGTTTGTACAATAggcaacatatttaaaatatattaacaatCTTAAACCTAAAATTGAAGTGCTGACATCTGTGCCATGTTTTGTGCTACTTTTGTGAGGTTAAAACTGAATCATCTGTGGAGTGTGGTTTTTAACAGGCCTTACTTTattctcttaaaatgacaagaattCAGCTATAAATACCTAGACAGTTATTTTAAATCTtgctattttgttttaattttgctataaaacatttttttaaatcccttTCAGCCAAGTACCCtttgtgaaaaaaacaaaaaacaaaaacaaatctgctGTGTGGAATATTTTGCTTTGAAACTTTAAAATTATCACAGAATCTGTGGTTCTTGTGTTTTGACTATTTGTAGCATTGTTTTTTCAGTTCATAACATTTTCGTGCCACCCTGCTTTTTCTTATAGTCATTTTAATGGAGAAATACCATAGTGATTtatagtgtgtttatttgtgatgTTTGTTTTGTGAACAAAGTACTTTATTTGATTTGCTTCATAATCTAGTTACTGAAGACCACCACTGGGGCCTTTTTAAGCACATTTAACTGCAATATATATGAACATACATGAGCTAGaaattaagatttatttaaatccttcaGTTTCAGCTTCACTCTTAAAGTATTTTGTTGCCATCTTGTGGGAAATGTATGGTATTACTGTATTGTTGTTTTCACAGGTGCAGACTGAGAAACCAGtgattgtgtttttaaaatgtaggaCTGGAAAATTCAGAAAAGGACAAGTGCAGctaagcttagcttagtttaatgCCTTGGGTATGACAAAAATCATGTGACACAATAGTAGTTCCTTTCCACAACCGTTGACATGTCATAATCAGCCAACtcaactcaagcagcactgctgtgtctgatccacatgGCAGCACAACACACAGAGACCAATTGAAAACCGGGTGAAAGTAGGATATtgaagtatgcagaaaaa comes from Astyanax mexicanus isolate ESR-SI-001 chromosome 17, AstMex3_surface, whole genome shotgun sequence and encodes:
- the pcyt1bb gene encoding phosphate cytidylyltransferase 1B, choline b; the encoded protein is MVNRRRHGSRTQTQQRRRPPPVQTLREPAIFAKASGTNSDVPHDKVTLAQARRGTPAHRPVRVYADGIFDLFHSGHARALMQAKNLFPNTHLIVGVCNDELTHKYKGYTVMTEDERYEALIHCRYVDEVVRNAPWSLTPEFLKKHRIDFVAHDDIPYTSAGSDDVYKHIKAAGMFVATQRTEGISTSDLITRIVRDYDVYVRRNLQRGYTARELNVGFINENKYRLQNQVDKMKEKVRTVEEKSKHLVHRVEEKSHDLIFKWEEKSREFIGNFLELFGPDGAWNMIQERSGRMLQALSPYQSPRSSPSSSPTRGRSCSPPTY